CTGGATCTTTCTCATCCACTGGCATTTGGTTTTGACAACGCCATGCTACCCGTATTTAAAAACAGCGCCTGGGTGTTGCAGGCGAGCGAGGCCCCTTTTCGGGATGTGGCGGTATATCAGCCACAGCCTTTGCTGGCGGGGTATGCTGATGAAAGAAATGTCTCGCAGATAGCCAAATCCTCCGCACTGATGGCTGATACCTATGGCAAAGGGGTGGTCATCGCCATGCCGGACAACCCGGTATTTCGCGGTTTCTGGTATGGCAGTAGCCGCTTGTTTAATAATGCACTGTTTTTCTCGCAGGCCGTTCATTAAGCGGGCGTCAGGCAGGTTGCACAGGCCCAGATCTGAGTCGCACCCGCGCGTCGACAGAGCTGGGCTGCGGCATTTATCGTCGCGCCTGTGGTGATCACGTCATCAACCAATAAGATACGCTGGCCTGTGAGGGAGCCTGCCAGGCTAAACGCCTGACTCTGATTGTGTAACCGTGCCCGACGATTTAAGGTTTGTTGTGCTCGCGTCATGCGTTTCGACAAAACCGGCAGGATAGGCAGCTGCCCGTTGAGCACGCAGCCCCAGGTTTGCATCACCTGATTAAAACCTCGATTGATCAACCTGGATCTGGGCAAAGGGATGACGATGGCGGCATCCACTTGTGGCACTTGCTCGAAGCAATAGTGTTGCCACTGATAGGCGATAACCTGGCGCAGTAAACAGGCGGCATGGCGTCGCTGGTGCAGCTTTAACTCACATAACCCGCGTTTGAGTACCCCATGATACCAGCCACAGGCGATCAGCCCGTCGCAATCAGGCAAGTTAAACTGGGTTTGGATATCAGCACGCAACAACAGGTTTCCCTCCTCAGGGAGAAACAGTGGCAGCGCCTCCAGGCAGGGCGTGCATAAGCCAGCATGAGCAACCGGGCTCTGGCAACACGCACAGTAGCGGGGAAACAGCGCCTGTGCGAGTACATGGGACAATGACATTGCTTTCCATCCTTGAATCGCTATCATAGCGACAAGTTTGGTTGGGGAAGTGAATAAATGCAAAGCGAAATTGTCCTATTACACGGCTGGGGGATGAATAAACAGGTATGGCAGCTGAGCATGGAACAGCTTCAGCAGGCACAGCCTTTGGCGGTGCGTGCAGTCAATCTACCCGGCTTTGGCGGGGCTGCATTCCCGCAGCACATCTCTACGTTAGACGATCTTGCGGATGAGATTGCGCGCGATCTCAGTGAGCACTCTGTATTAGTTGGCTGGTCTTTGGGTGGACTTGTGGCTATTAATCTGGCGCATCGCTACCCGGATAAGGTTGCCAAACTGGTGCTGGTGGCATCTAATCCGTGCTTTGTTGAGTCGCCAGAGTGGCCGGGGATCAAGCCAAAAGTGCTGGCGGGGTTTAAACAAGCACTGGCTGATGACAGCGCCAAAACCATAGAGCGATTTCTTGCGATCCAGGCCATGGGCAGCGAACATGCCCGCGACGACATCAAACAGCTGCGCAAACTATTAGGTCAGCTACCCGCTGCGCACCCCGAGGCGCTGAGTCTGGGGCTGGATGCATTACAAAGCTGTGATTACCGCACTTATTTTGGCGCGCTCAGCCAGCCTGTATTCGGTCTGTTTGGCCGTCTTGATGCGCTGGTACCGAGCGAGGTAATAGAGCGAATGGCGGTACTCAATCCTCAATTTAGGGCATTCACCTTTGCCAAAGCATCCCATGCGCCGTTTATCTCCCACAAAGATGAGTTTGTTACTCATTTAAAATCAATTCTTTAGTTTTGCGCAACGAAAAAGCGGCAATTTTTTGCCGCCCTTACTTTATTTTGTTTATAAATTAAGCAATAATTAGGTGGAGAATTTTTAACTTTAGGGCGAGATATGGCAGTCAATGATATCCTCAATGCTGGTGTTCAGGGTTTTGAGCTTGCCCGCCAAAGTGCCGAGCAAGCCGCAGCCGATATCAACAAGGCAACGCTGGACCAGCAAAGTGAGCAACAGGTTGCACAGCAACGTCAGCTTCAGGGGGCGTCCAGTAATGAAGGCGTCACAGCACCTGTGGGACAAACACCCAGGCTGGATGAAGCCGTGGTTGACCTGAAAGTAGCAGAATTTAACGCTAAAGCGAATGCGCAAACCATTCGCACAGCAGACGAAGTATTGGGTACTTTGATTGATATTAAAGTGTAATGAACATAGTAACGCCACCCCCGGCGATGAACTTAAACACGGCGAATGTCTACACTGAGACGGCGCAACGTGACAACCAGCTTCGCGAGGTTATTCCAAAACCCGCGCCAGTCTCCCCTGCGTTTACCGAAAACAAACCACTGTCTGATGGCGAAAAGCAAAAATCATTCTCGGCAGATGATTCTGGCCTGTATGACAGCAAAGGTCAGCTCAAAGAGGGTAAAACCATTGAGGAGCGTCAGGAAGGCGAACAAGGCGAGCAAGGGGAACAAAAGGATCAGCAAGATCCACAGGAATTAAGTGAGCGCGAACAAGCTGAGCTGGAGGCTGAACAGGCTCAGCTACAGGAATTAAAAGACCGCGACCGGGAAGTGCGTCTGCACGAAGAAGCCCATGCCAGAGTGGGTGGTCAGTATGCGGGTTCACCAAGCTATGAATACCAACGCGGGCCAGACGGCAATAATTACGCCGTCGGCGGCGAAGTCATGATTGATGTTGCGCCGACCGGAGATCCGCGTGAAACCATAGATAAGATGCAAACGGTCCGAGCGGCAGCGTTAGCGCCGGCAGAACCATCAGGCGCAGACAGAGCCATTGCAGCAGACGCAACCGCTAAAATTGCCGAGGCGCAGGCGGAGCTGGCCAAGCAATCTATCAGTGGTGAAGAAGCACAAGAGAATAACCGTGTTGTCGGTTATCAAACCCGTCGCCTGAGTGAGGATGAGCTCAGCGAGCAACAACCTGAGTCAGCCCGGCTGGAAGAAGATGTGGATCCGTTTGCTGTGGCCTTACCTATCGAGCGGGATCCTGAAATTGCATCCCGGGCACTGAGAATAGAAGGCTTTTATGGTGAGGTTGCTAAACCCAAAGAAGCCTCTCAGCTATCCGTGGTGATATAACTTTAGAGCGTAACTTCAGTCAGCTAAACGACACAGGCCCGCATTTGCGGGCCTGTTTCTTTGTTGCTATAGCAATTACTTTTTCAGTTTAGCAAAGGCTTCGGCAAAAGCATTACCCATTGCGGCATTGCCATTGTCGCGTCGATTGTCTCGGCGACTATCTTTGCGTTGTGCTGGTCGCTGAGATTTGCCGCCTGGCTTTTGCGCGGCCGGCTTACTTTGCTTTTGTCCAGTATTTGCCGGGATCTCGTCGTTCAGGCGCATAGTAAAGCTGATCCGTTTACGGGCAACGTCCACTTCTATGACTTTGACTTTCACTATGTCACCGGCCTTAACCACTTCACGTGGATCTGAAATGAACTTATCGGTCAATGCCGAGATATGGACCAGGCCATCCTGATGCACACCAACATCGACAAAGGCACCAAAGTTTGCCACGTTCGACACCACGCCTTCCAGGGTCATACCGACTTTCAGATCGGCAATGGTTTCGACGCCGGCTTTAAATTGTGCCGTCTTAAATTCAGGGCGCGGGTCACGGCCCGGTTTGTCCAGCTCGCCCAGGATATCTGTGATGGTTGGTACCCCAAACTTATCGTCAACATACTCGGCGGGATCCAATTTGCTCAGCACATCGCTGTTGCCAATCAACGCGGTGACATCGAGCGACTTGCTGGTGCAGATCTTTTTCACAACCGGGTAGGCTTCCGGGTGAACCGCAGAGGCATCCAATGGATCCTCACCATTGGCAATACGCAGGAATCCTGCCGCCTGCTCAAAGGCTTTTGG
The Pseudoalteromonas viridis DNA segment above includes these coding regions:
- the bioH gene encoding pimeloyl-ACP methyl ester esterase BioH; protein product: MQSEIVLLHGWGMNKQVWQLSMEQLQQAQPLAVRAVNLPGFGGAAFPQHISTLDDLADEIARDLSEHSVLVGWSLGGLVAINLAHRYPDKVAKLVLVASNPCFVESPEWPGIKPKVLAGFKQALADDSAKTIERFLAIQAMGSEHARDDIKQLRKLLGQLPAAHPEALSLGLDALQSCDYRTYFGALSQPVFGLFGRLDALVPSEVIERMAVLNPQFRAFTFAKASHAPFISHKDEFVTHLKSIL
- a CDS encoding ComF family protein codes for the protein MSLSHVLAQALFPRYCACCQSPVAHAGLCTPCLEALPLFLPEEGNLLLRADIQTQFNLPDCDGLIACGWYHGVLKRGLCELKLHQRRHAACLLRQVIAYQWQHYCFEQVPQVDAAIVIPLPRSRLINRGFNQVMQTWGCVLNGQLPILPVLSKRMTRAQQTLNRRARLHNQSQAFSLAGSLTGQRILLVDDVITTGATINAAAQLCRRAGATQIWACATCLTPA
- a CDS encoding putative metalloprotease CJM1_0395 family protein, whose translation is MNIVTPPPAMNLNTANVYTETAQRDNQLREVIPKPAPVSPAFTENKPLSDGEKQKSFSADDSGLYDSKGQLKEGKTIEERQEGEQGEQGEQKDQQDPQELSEREQAELEAEQAQLQELKDRDREVRLHEEAHARVGGQYAGSPSYEYQRGPDGNNYAVGGEVMIDVAPTGDPRETIDKMQTVRAAALAPAEPSGADRAIAADATAKIAEAQAELAKQSISGEEAQENNRVVGYQTRRLSEDELSEQQPESARLEEDVDPFAVALPIERDPEIASRALRIEGFYGEVAKPKEASQLSVVI